From [Clostridium] symbiosum, a single genomic window includes:
- a CDS encoding CvpA family protein: MENWLSIAVAVYLIGMVLYGHYKGFIKLAVSAVALIITFAAIHVAMPQVTDFLKNNTKIYSAFEESMMDAMKIEESADSEEPSGQRTIIEGLELPKQLKEALLENNNNEVYKVLGVETFTQYIASYLANSIINIIGFLVLFVVVFAALNIITVWLDLVAKLPILSGINKIAGGFLGGAEGLIFLWIICLFVTAFSGTAGGKALIQQIESSALLSYIYDHNLLSSFVMTVVKTIL, from the coding sequence ATGGAAAACTGGTTATCGATTGCAGTTGCGGTCTACTTAATCGGGATGGTGCTGTACGGCCACTACAAGGGGTTTATCAAGCTGGCTGTGTCGGCAGTCGCCCTGATTATTACCTTTGCGGCAATACACGTCGCAATGCCGCAGGTAACGGATTTTTTAAAAAACAATACCAAGATCTACAGTGCTTTCGAAGAGAGCATGATGGACGCGATGAAGATAGAGGAAAGCGCCGATTCGGAGGAGCCGTCGGGGCAGCGTACTATTATAGAAGGGCTGGAGCTGCCGAAGCAGTTGAAAGAGGCCCTGCTGGAGAATAATAACAATGAAGTTTATAAAGTGCTTGGAGTGGAAACATTTACCCAGTATATAGCAAGCTACCTGGCAAACAGCATTATCAACATTATCGGTTTTCTGGTACTGTTTGTAGTTGTTTTCGCCGCGCTGAATATCATCACGGTATGGCTGGATCTGGTGGCAAAGCTGCCGATCCTGTCGGGAATCAATAAAATAGCCGGAGGCTTTCTGGGAGGAGCGGAGGGACTGATCTTTTTATGGATTATCTGTCTTTTTGTCACGGCTTTCTCAGGTACGGCGGGTGGGAAGGCATTAATACAGCAGATAGAGAGCAGTGCTCTTCTTTCTTATATCTATGATCATAATCTTTTGAGCAGTTTTGTTATGACGGTAGTCAAAACGATCTTATAG
- a CDS encoding linear amide C-N hydrolase, whose amino-acid sequence MQHNKWKKWLLYIVGCLAALLFIVVAGGAFMFRNELKTLDSLKKVDDNVLYTMKYEGDYGFDDFLKEGASTDAELVKFVTDRLLKGVPLEFSIPDLGCSTFSAQTEDGDQIFGRNFDLTYSPALFVETKPDNGYRSFSTVNLAFLGFGEDKLPETFKQKIITLAAPYAPLDGINEKGLTAAVLRIGDEPTNQDTGKTDITTTTAIRLILDKAATVEEALALLEQYDMHSSAGSCYHFQISDAQGNSVVVEYVDNEYEVITAGKNYQMVTNFLLSEKKYNFGSGQDRYEILKNKLDECGGVLKDAQAGMDLLEAASSDWHVSETTGRLNATQWSIIYNNTDLTASVITERQYDKPAHAFSLAE is encoded by the coding sequence ATGCAGCATAATAAATGGAAAAAATGGCTGCTTTACATTGTGGGTTGCCTTGCGGCATTGCTTTTCATTGTGGTGGCAGGAGGTGCATTTATGTTCAGGAATGAGTTAAAAACGCTGGATTCACTGAAGAAGGTGGATGACAATGTTCTGTATACAATGAAATATGAAGGAGATTATGGTTTTGATGACTTTTTGAAAGAAGGAGCATCCACGGATGCGGAACTGGTGAAATTTGTTACGGATCGGCTGCTGAAGGGAGTTCCTCTGGAATTTTCGATTCCGGATTTGGGCTGTTCTACGTTCAGCGCCCAGACGGAAGATGGGGATCAGATTTTCGGCCGCAATTTTGACCTGACGTATTCACCGGCATTATTCGTGGAGACAAAACCGGATAACGGTTACCGCTCATTTTCTACGGTGAACCTTGCTTTTCTGGGTTTTGGAGAGGACAAACTGCCGGAAACATTTAAACAGAAAATTATTACTTTGGCGGCCCCCTATGCCCCTTTGGACGGAATTAATGAAAAAGGCCTGACCGCAGCGGTCTTGAGAATCGGTGATGAACCGACCAACCAGGACACGGGCAAAACAGATATTACAACCACCACGGCAATCCGTCTGATTCTCGATAAGGCAGCTACGGTGGAGGAAGCGCTGGCGCTGTTGGAGCAGTATGATATGCACTCGTCGGCAGGAAGCTGTTACCACTTTCAGATATCGGACGCACAAGGGAACAGCGTTGTAGTCGAGTATGTTGACAATGAATACGAGGTGATAACAGCCGGGAAGAATTATCAGATGGTGACCAATTTTCTTCTATCCGAAAAGAAATACAATTTTGGAAGTGGTCAGGATCGCTATGAGATACTTAAAAACAAACTGGATGAGTGCGGAGGCGTGCTGAAGGATGCACAGGCGGGAATGGATCTTCTCGAAGCGGCATCCAGCGACTGGCATGTGTCTGAGACGACAGGAAGACTCAACGCGACCCAGTGGTCTATCATTTACAACAACACAGATTTGACAGCCAGTGTAATCACAGAGCGACAGTACGACAAACCTGCCCATGCGTTCAGCCTGGCAGAATAA
- a CDS encoding GNAT family N-acetyltransferase — protein sequence MSDDDKSDTERLWHSCFPEDSEQFVKYYYSEKTKDNRILVKNDNGLIISMTQLNPYRVRVKGQDVDTYYVVGVATEESHRREGHFRDVFLRMMQDMNYEQVPFVFLMPADERIYLPLDFAYISELPVLSLTEEAKEKLTAVDCRDNEEDCKQAAEYMEQWLAGRCDMYCRRDGAYVSRLIKELESEDGALQFLFNGEQVAGLAAYWGAGRKEQRLLYTDEQFTEEMKRKPAIMARVTCAETFLAMFRLREAGKELQLKIRIEDHILDAVNGSYIWKLSDSSSSAVRAEAEWDKEDRETLSMTPGELAGWLCGYRKLEEIHPGLSEELREKLAQIETVNRAFIDEIV from the coding sequence TTGTCCGACGATGATAAATCAGATACGGAGCGTCTCTGGCATTCCTGTTTTCCGGAAGACTCCGAGCAGTTTGTGAAGTATTATTATTCCGAGAAGACGAAGGACAACCGCATTCTGGTGAAAAACGATAACGGACTGATCATATCCATGACCCAGTTGAATCCGTACCGTGTCCGCGTCAAGGGACAGGATGTCGACACCTACTATGTGGTGGGCGTTGCCACGGAGGAAAGCCACCGCCGGGAGGGGCATTTCAGGGATGTATTCCTGCGCATGATGCAGGATATGAATTACGAACAGGTTCCATTTGTCTTTCTCATGCCTGCAGATGAACGGATTTATCTGCCGTTAGATTTTGCTTATATCAGTGAGCTGCCGGTTCTGTCCCTGACGGAGGAGGCCAAAGAGAAGCTGACTGCGGTGGACTGCCGGGATAATGAGGAGGATTGCAAACAGGCGGCCGAATATATGGAACAGTGGCTTGCCGGGCGCTGCGACATGTACTGCCGCCGCGACGGGGCCTATGTGAGCCGTCTGATCAAGGAACTGGAATCCGAGGACGGAGCGCTTCAATTCCTTTTTAACGGGGAGCAGGTGGCGGGTCTTGCGGCATACTGGGGAGCGGGACGGAAAGAACAGAGACTGCTCTACACCGATGAACAGTTTACCGAGGAAATGAAAAGAAAACCGGCTATTATGGCAAGAGTGACCTGTGCGGAGACATTCTTGGCTATGTTCAGGCTGCGTGAAGCAGGAAAAGAGCTTCAGCTTAAGATAAGGATTGAAGATCATATTCTGGATGCCGTAAACGGAAGTTATATCTGGAAACTCTCGGACAGCAGTTCATCTGCCGTCAGGGCAGAGGCCGAATGGGATAAAGAAGACAGAGAAACACTGTCCATGACGCCGGGAGAGCTTGCCGGCTGGTTATGCGGTTACAGGAAGCTGGAAGAAATCCATCCTGGGCTGTCTGAGGAACTGAGGGAAAAACTGGCTCAGATTGAGACGGTAAATCGGGCGTTTATAGATGAGATTGTGTAA
- a CDS encoding NAD-dependent protein deacylase encodes MDEITVLKQWIKESGNIVFFGGAGVSTESGIPDFRSTDGLYNQQYDYPPETIISHSFYVRKPEEFYRFYKNKMLFPDAKPNRAHLALAKLEQEGKVKAVITQNIDGLHQAAGSREVLELHGSVHRNYCTRCGRFYGLDDVVKASGVPKCECGGMIKPDVVLYEEGLDNDVIQRSIDFIRKADVLIIGGTSLTVYPAAGLIDYYRGSKLVLINKSVTSRDSQADLVICDSIGKVLGEAAGLD; translated from the coding sequence ATGGATGAGATTACGGTATTAAAACAGTGGATAAAAGAGAGCGGTAATATTGTATTTTTCGGTGGTGCGGGAGTGTCGACGGAGAGCGGGATTCCCGATTTCAGAAGCACGGACGGGCTCTATAACCAGCAGTATGACTATCCGCCTGAGACGATTATCAGCCACTCTTTCTACGTCAGGAAACCGGAAGAATTTTACCGTTTTTACAAGAATAAAATGCTGTTTCCCGATGCGAAGCCAAACAGAGCGCACCTGGCTCTGGCGAAGCTGGAGCAGGAGGGGAAAGTGAAAGCGGTGATAACCCAGAATATAGATGGCTTACACCAGGCGGCGGGAAGCCGTGAGGTTCTTGAACTGCACGGTTCCGTCCATCGCAATTACTGCACAAGGTGCGGAAGGTTCTATGGCCTGGACGATGTCGTAAAGGCATCCGGCGTGCCGAAATGTGAGTGCGGCGGCATGATAAAACCCGATGTGGTCCTTTATGAGGAAGGCCTGGACAACGATGTTATCCAGCGTTCCATTGACTTTATCAGAAAGGCGGATGTTCTTATAATAGGAGGAACATCCCTCACCGTGTATCCGGCGGCCGGATTGATTGATTATTACAGAGGCTCAAAGCTGGTTCTGATTAATAAATCTGTGACGTCGAGGGACAGCCAGGCGGATCTCGTTATTTGCGACAGCATTGGAAAAGTGCTGGGGGAAGCCGCCGGTCTGGACTGA
- a CDS encoding DUF951 domain-containing protein, whose translation MVYEIGDVVKLKKPHPCGSHEWEILRVGADFRLKCTGCGHQVMMARTLVEKSTRGLKKKNPEQAGTQ comes from the coding sequence ATGGTATATGAGATAGGCGATGTCGTCAAACTGAAAAAACCGCACCCCTGCGGGAGCCATGAATGGGAAATTCTGCGCGTGGGGGCGGACTTCCGTCTGAAATGTACGGGATGCGGCCATCAGGTCATGATGGCGAGAACCTTGGTGGAAAAAAGTACGAGGGGACTCAAAAAGAAGAACCCGGAGCAGGCCGGAACGCAGTAA
- the rpsF gene encoding 30S ribosomal protein S6 yields MNKYELAVVLSAKLEDEERAAAIEKVTGYITRFGGTVADIDEWGKKRLAYEIQKMKEGFYYFIHFESDSVCPNEVEAHIRIMEPVIRYLCVRQDA; encoded by the coding sequence ATGAACAAATATGAATTAGCAGTTGTTCTTAGCGCAAAACTCGAAGATGAAGAGAGAGCAGCAGCAATCGAAAAGGTGACAGGTTACATTACACGTTTCGGCGGCACTGTTGCAGACATTGATGAATGGGGTAAGAAGAGATTAGCTTACGAAATTCAGAAGATGAAAGAAGGATTTTACTACTTCATCCATTTCGAGTCTGATTCCGTATGCCCTAACGAAGTTGAGGCACACATCCGTATTATGGAGCCGGTAATCAGATACTTATGCGTAAGACAGGATGCATAA
- a CDS encoding single-stranded DNA-binding protein, with protein sequence MNKVILMGRLTRDPEVRYSQGERAMAIARYTLAVDRRGRRSGGDDGAQTADFITCVAFDRAGEFAEKYFHQGTKVVVTGRIQTGSYTNRDGQKVYTTEVIVEDQEFAESKNAAGGSEGGYRPAERPAPSSAIGDGFMNIPDGVEDEGLPFN encoded by the coding sequence ATGAATAAAGTTATTCTTATGGGCAGACTGACCAGAGACCCGGAAGTGAGATACTCCCAGGGCGAGCGCGCTATGGCAATTGCCAGATATACACTGGCTGTTGACAGAAGAGGCCGCAGAAGCGGTGGAGACGACGGCGCACAGACAGCAGATTTTATTACATGTGTTGCATTTGACAGAGCAGGAGAGTTTGCTGAAAAATATTTCCATCAGGGTACCAAAGTTGTGGTAACCGGAAGGATTCAGACTGGCAGCTACACTAACAGAGACGGTCAGAAAGTATATACTACAGAAGTAATCGTAGAGGATCAGGAATTCGCAGAGAGCAAGAATGCGGCAGGCGGAAGCGAAGGCGGTTATCGTCCGGCAGAACGCCCGGCTCCATCCAGTGCAATCGGTGATGGTTTTATGAATATTCCTGACGGAGTAGAAGATGAAGGTCTTCCGTTTAACTAA
- the rpsR gene encoding 30S ribosomal protein S18, whose protein sequence is MAFNKGDRADASKMRRGGMRRRKKVCVFCGEKNGVIDYKDVNKLKRYVSERGKILPRRITGNCAKHQRALTVAIKRARHIALMPYTCD, encoded by the coding sequence GTGGCATTCAATAAAGGTGATAGAGCAGACGCTTCCAAGATGAGAAGAGGCGGCATGCGCAGAAGAAAAAAAGTTTGTGTATTCTGTGGAGAGAAAAACGGAGTAATCGATTATAAAGACGTTAACAAATTAAAAAGATATGTATCTGAGAGAGGCAAAATCCTTCCGAGAAGAATCACAGGAAACTGTGCTAAACATCAGAGGGCTCTTACAGTAGCTATCAAGAGAGCAAGACACATCGCTCTTATGCCATACACCTGTGATTAA
- a CDS encoding LysR family transcriptional regulator has product MFNNYHYFIVLAEECNISRAADRLFITHQNLSKYLSNLESDFGVALFQRKPTFSLTYAGRLMLQSLKETEQIEKNIRAQFVDLRGDVTGEIRIGTTEGRFRILMPDIMSAFRDAFPDVQLLISSAASPDLRKMVQNNQLDLMIAGIPPENKSKLDYVNVLDEKLYLIISDNMLQNIFGKQFPACKKDLKMGADLKLFQNIPFAMNMPHFNSHILLQHHLDKHGIVLNCVHTSSHPDLHHMMSARDFAASFCLTMYLPSLIKLNKELDNKLNIFPIKDFYDTNPVAICYAKNRIFPRYTRVLIQMLKQQCRHFSEFDRIVLE; this is encoded by the coding sequence ATGTTTAATAATTATCATTATTTTATTGTTCTGGCGGAAGAGTGCAATATTTCCCGCGCCGCAGACCGGCTGTTCATCACTCACCAAAACCTGAGCAAGTACCTGTCCAACCTGGAATCAGACTTTGGGGTAGCGCTGTTTCAGCGCAAACCAACTTTTTCACTGACCTATGCCGGCCGCCTGATGCTGCAATCACTTAAAGAAACTGAACAAATTGAAAAAAACATCCGGGCACAGTTTGTTGATCTGCGCGGGGATGTCACAGGTGAAATCCGCATTGGCACTACAGAAGGGCGGTTCCGTATTTTAATGCCGGATATTATGAGCGCTTTCAGGGATGCCTTTCCTGATGTCCAGTTGCTGATCAGTAGTGCGGCATCACCGGATTTACGCAAAATGGTACAAAACAACCAGTTGGATCTTATGATCGCCGGAATTCCCCCCGAAAATAAGAGTAAGCTGGATTATGTCAATGTATTAGATGAAAAGCTCTATTTGATTATCAGCGATAATATGCTTCAAAACATATTTGGAAAACAATTCCCTGCCTGTAAAAAGGACCTGAAGATGGGTGCAGATTTGAAATTATTTCAGAATATCCCCTTTGCCATGAACATGCCCCACTTTAATTCCCACATTTTATTGCAGCATCACCTTGACAAGCATGGAATCGTACTGAACTGTGTGCATACCTCCAGTCATCCTGATTTGCATCATATGATGTCCGCCCGTGATTTTGCCGCCAGCTTCTGTCTAACCATGTATCTGCCAAGCCTGATCAAATTGAATAAGGAATTAGATAATAAACTTAATATCTTCCCTATCAAGGATTTTTACGATACGAATCCTGTAGCTATATGCTATGCCAAGAATCGCATATTTCCCCGATACACCAGAGTTCTAATTCAAATGCTGAAACAGCAGTGCAGGCATTTTTCCGAATTTGATAGAATTGTTTTAGAATAG
- a CDS encoding CaiB/BaiF CoA-transferase family protein — MEALEGIRVLDIATVIAAPWAAGLMADFGAEVIKIEMPGRGDAFRAMGPLKDGVSIRWPAMGRNKKSITLDFHKEEGKKLFLELVAKSDVVIENFKTGTLDKWGIGVEVMRRANPNIIVTHVTGYGQTGPNAKLAGLGTPLQAFSGMTYMTGYQDRPPVSPPFALADYIAGLNAVIGTMFALYHRDVLKGMPQEIDISLYEGIFRMEEAMVAQYDQFGTVRERSPMPNGASCPIGTFETKDHRYVILVCSTDPVFWHLCDAMGRSDWLPKYEKAQERLADPKPIMDAVTEWIGGLTYEEIKKRCDECGVPISAIYSMKDIFEDPQYNTRNDILTVPCEEFGSIKMPGVFPILSETPGQVKWAGPKLGSYNQEIYGGLLGKSEAELAELAESGAI, encoded by the coding sequence ATGGAAGCATTGGAAGGAATCAGAGTTCTTGATATTGCTACTGTCATTGCAGCTCCCTGGGCGGCCGGTCTGATGGCGGATTTCGGCGCGGAGGTTATTAAAATTGAAATGCCCGGGCGAGGTGATGCATTTCGTGCCATGGGGCCTTTGAAAGACGGAGTCAGTATTCGATGGCCGGCTATGGGGCGCAATAAGAAGAGCATAACCCTGGATTTCCACAAAGAGGAAGGAAAGAAGCTGTTTCTGGAGCTGGTAGCAAAGAGCGATGTGGTAATCGAAAATTTTAAAACCGGAACTCTGGATAAATGGGGAATTGGTGTGGAGGTTATGCGTAGGGCCAACCCTAATATTATTGTTACACATGTTACAGGATACGGACAGACGGGGCCTAATGCGAAGCTGGCCGGCCTCGGTACTCCACTTCAGGCGTTTTCCGGCATGACATACATGACAGGATATCAGGATCGCCCTCCGGTCAGCCCTCCATTTGCGCTGGCAGATTATATAGCAGGGTTGAACGCAGTCATCGGCACTATGTTTGCTTTGTATCACCGTGATGTTTTGAAAGGTATGCCTCAGGAAATTGATATTAGTCTTTATGAGGGGATTTTTCGCATGGAAGAGGCCATGGTGGCGCAGTACGATCAGTTTGGAACCGTGCGTGAAAGAAGTCCGATGCCCAATGGTGCCTCCTGCCCTATCGGGACATTTGAAACAAAGGATCATAGATACGTAATTCTGGTGTGCAGCACCGATCCTGTTTTTTGGCATCTGTGCGATGCGATGGGCCGTTCCGACTGGCTGCCTAAGTACGAAAAGGCCCAGGAGCGCCTGGCCGATCCAAAGCCGATTATGGACGCAGTGACAGAGTGGATTGGCGGACTAACCTATGAGGAGATTAAAAAACGTTGTGATGAGTGCGGCGTTCCTATTTCCGCAATCTACAGTATGAAGGATATTTTCGAGGATCCTCAGTACAATACGCGTAACGATATTCTCACGGTTCCCTGTGAGGAGTTCGGCAGCATTAAGATGCCGGGGGTATTTCCAATCCTAAGCGAAACGCCGGGGCAGGTAAAGTGGGCCGGTCCCAAGCTGGGCTCTTACAATCAGGAAATCTATGGTGGTCTGCTGGGGAAGAGTGAGGCGGAACTGGCTGAGTTAGCAGAAAGCGGAGCTATCTGA
- a CDS encoding amidohydrolase family protein: MVDILIRGGRFIDPFSGIDEIRDIAVKNGRIVAADHEMAAQTIDAAGCLVTPGLIDGHAHVAAGVTGLGASPESCYFPMGVTGVIDAGSTGIDNYRVFRAKISSMPIHVKALLNVCPGGLVTKSYHENIDPVNYRPEELIHTMRRYPEHLIGLKVRQSAEIAGDLGLKPMKAMLEIAEELGCPVTVHTTNPAGEPEEIIKLLRPGDVYAHVFQGKGRTILNEEEKVLPILYEAQKRGVILDAANGANHFSYRVAKAAISQGILPDVISTDLTVNTVFKGRRVFSLPFVMSKYLALGMSLFQVIRCTTQIPAKIMGMERELGSLNIGTAADISIFRCLDREVTFEDFNGNIMTGGQILKTEMTILDGEVVFRQIDF; the protein is encoded by the coding sequence ATGGTAGATATTCTAATCCGGGGAGGACGTTTCATAGACCCATTTAGTGGAATTGACGAAATACGGGATATTGCAGTTAAAAACGGCAGGATTGTTGCGGCCGATCATGAGATGGCAGCGCAGACGATTGACGCCGCAGGATGTCTTGTGACCCCGGGACTTATAGATGGCCATGCCCATGTAGCGGCGGGAGTGACCGGGCTGGGGGCATCCCCGGAAAGCTGTTATTTTCCGATGGGCGTGACCGGAGTTATTGATGCAGGCTCAACCGGTATTGATAACTACCGTGTGTTTCGAGCAAAAATCAGCAGTATGCCAATACACGTCAAAGCGCTTTTAAATGTCTGTCCGGGCGGGCTTGTTACAAAATCTTATCACGAAAACATTGATCCGGTAAATTACAGGCCTGAGGAGCTCATTCATACCATGCGCAGATATCCGGAACATCTGATTGGCCTAAAGGTGCGCCAAAGCGCTGAAATTGCCGGTGACCTTGGACTCAAGCCCATGAAGGCCATGCTTGAAATTGCGGAAGAGCTGGGCTGCCCTGTGACGGTACATACTACTAACCCGGCGGGGGAACCGGAAGAAATTATAAAGCTGCTGCGCCCAGGCGATGTCTATGCCCACGTATTCCAGGGAAAGGGGCGGACGATTCTGAATGAGGAAGAAAAGGTTCTTCCCATCCTGTACGAGGCTCAAAAGAGAGGCGTTATCTTAGATGCGGCCAACGGAGCGAACCATTTTTCCTACCGCGTAGCAAAGGCCGCTATCAGCCAGGGCATTCTGCCTGATGTGATTAGCACGGACCTTACGGTAAATACGGTCTTTAAGGGAAGACGTGTATTCTCACTGCCTTTTGTCATGAGCAAGTATCTTGCGCTGGGGATGAGCCTTTTCCAGGTGATTAGATGCACGACTCAGATTCCGGCCAAAATAATGGGGATGGAGCGGGAACTCGGAAGCCTGAACATCGGGACTGCAGCGGATATCAGTATTTTCCGCTGCCTGGATCGTGAGGTGACCTTCGAAGATTTTAACGGAAACATAATGACGGGCGGACAGATTTTAAAGACGGAGATGACAATTCTGGATGGAGAAGTAGTTTTTCGCCAAATAGATTTTTGA
- a CDS encoding TIGR00366 family protein: MKENKKFKFPHIHEYLVVITMLLLACFLTYLIPAGEYTREMVGGKETVIADGFHFIEQSPVSPFKMLNMIYQGFVKQANLIFTMFFIAGGVQMLIDTNSVHALMRILATKFAKAPRKTVIVMMIAFGVMSVPIQMNYFIPFSGVVLSLCLLMGYDALTAAAVIITASSFGSTCGMLNISTTAIGNTLAGLPLYHGMGFRWIGFGCMLVITTVCILRYAERVREDGTKSIVYGIPNIADVGSVEDMPEFTTKDGLVLASLAAGVAALIYGCAKLDWSYEETAVCFLVTGIVSQIFGRKNLNNMCISFVAGCKVIIGACIMIGLARSIAIAMDAGNILDTVVYYCAQILNSMPRLLQGPGMFVAHTIINFFVTSGSGQANITMPIFLPVADLIGMSKETAILALNYGDGLSNYIYPHSSSLMAFLAACGVSYGSWMKWMGKTFVVWAAFACLFMMLAVVVGYC; the protein is encoded by the coding sequence ATGAAAGAAAATAAGAAATTTAAGTTTCCACATATTCACGAATATCTGGTCGTGATTACGATGCTTTTGCTCGCCTGTTTTTTGACCTATCTCATTCCCGCCGGTGAATACACCCGTGAGATGGTTGGCGGAAAGGAAACCGTAATTGCGGACGGTTTTCACTTTATTGAGCAGAGCCCGGTCTCGCCGTTTAAAATGCTCAATATGATATATCAGGGATTTGTAAAACAGGCAAATCTGATTTTCACAATGTTTTTTATTGCGGGCGGCGTTCAGATGCTTATTGACACCAATTCCGTTCACGCATTAATGAGGATTCTGGCTACCAAATTTGCAAAAGCGCCGCGCAAAACGGTTATCGTTATGATGATTGCCTTTGGTGTCATGAGCGTTCCGATTCAGATGAACTATTTTATTCCATTTTCGGGTGTTGTACTTTCTCTGTGCCTGCTCATGGGTTATGACGCTCTCACAGCGGCAGCGGTAATTATTACGGCGTCTTCCTTCGGAAGTACCTGCGGTATGCTGAATATCAGCACTACTGCGATTGGAAATACCCTGGCCGGCCTGCCTCTCTACCATGGCATGGGGTTCCGCTGGATTGGTTTTGGCTGCATGCTAGTGATTACTACGGTCTGCATTCTGCGCTATGCGGAACGGGTGAGGGAGGACGGGACAAAGAGTATTGTATACGGGATTCCGAATATTGCAGACGTGGGTTCCGTCGAGGATATGCCGGAATTCACAACGAAAGACGGTTTGGTTTTGGCCTCTCTGGCGGCCGGAGTGGCGGCCCTGATTTATGGCTGCGCAAAATTGGACTGGAGCTATGAGGAAACAGCAGTCTGCTTTCTTGTTACAGGAATTGTCTCACAAATTTTCGGGCGGAAGAATCTGAACAATATGTGTATCAGTTTTGTCGCCGGCTGCAAAGTGATTATTGGCGCCTGTATCATGATAGGCCTGGCCAGGTCTATTGCCATTGCAATGGATGCCGGAAATATTCTGGATACCGTGGTGTATTACTGTGCACAGATTTTGAATTCTATGCCCCGTCTTCTGCAGGGTCCGGGCATGTTTGTCGCACACACAATTATTAATTTCTTTGTGACTTCCGGTTCAGGACAAGCCAATATTACCATGCCTATCTTCCTGCCTGTGGCCGATCTGATAGGAATGTCTAAGGAAACGGCGATTTTAGCTTTGAACTATGGAGACGGATTAAGCAATTACATTTATCCCCATTCCTCATCCTTGATGGCTTTCCTGGCTGCCTGCGGTGTGAGCTACGGAAGTTGGATGAAATGGATGGGAAAAACGTTCGTCGTCTGGGCTGCTTTTGCCTGCCTATTTATGATGCTGGCCGTTGTAGTGGGATATTGTTAA
- a CDS encoding hydroxymethylglutaryl-CoA lyase — MKIIKKIRICEVGPRDGLQNEKKIISDEDKIDLINTMSEAGFPVIEVGSFVSPKAVPQMANTDEVFRQIEKRPGVEYRALIANVRGVERAAACGCEKVKLNVSASVAHNLANLNRTPAQSVAGFSECVEKANAADIGISGSISMAFGSPWDKEIPLQDVKDIVDAYLLVGIDEISLSDASGMAYPVQVYNLCTEMRRCYPQVNWWLHFHNTRGLGIANILAGMQAGFTQFDTSFAGVGGCPFVPGAAGNVATEDVLHMCEESGVETGINLDQAMAVSRKVVELVGHPTDSYLLRAGKTKDLIRELPTGQIKNQTLGK, encoded by the coding sequence ATGAAAATTATAAAAAAGATCCGTATCTGCGAGGTTGGCCCCCGTGACGGGCTGCAAAATGAGAAGAAAATCATTTCTGATGAAGATAAGATTGACCTGATCAACACCATGTCTGAAGCCGGTTTTCCTGTCATTGAGGTGGGGAGTTTCGTCAGCCCCAAGGCAGTGCCGCAGATGGCCAATACAGATGAAGTGTTCCGGCAAATAGAAAAGAGACCCGGTGTGGAGTACCGTGCTTTGATTGCCAATGTCCGCGGTGTGGAGCGTGCGGCTGCCTGCGGCTGTGAAAAGGTGAAGCTGAATGTCTCCGCCAGTGTAGCGCATAATCTGGCTAATCTGAACCGGACTCCGGCACAGAGCGTGGCCGGTTTTTCAGAGTGTGTTGAGAAGGCCAACGCCGCGGATATCGGCATTTCCGGTTCCATTTCCATGGCGTTTGGTTCACCCTGGGATAAGGAGATTCCGCTTCAGGATGTTAAAGATATAGTGGATGCTTATTTATTGGTAGGGATTGATGAAATCAGCCTGTCGGATGCATCCGGTATGGCGTATCCTGTTCAGGTTTACAATCTGTGTACCGAGATGCGCCGCTGTTATCCTCAGGTAAACTGGTGGCTCCATTTTCACAACACGCGCGGTTTGGGAATTGCAAATATCCTGGCGGGAATGCAGGCCGGTTTTACACAGTTTGACACGAGCTTTGCCGGCGTGGGCGGCTGTCCGTTTGTGCCGGGTGCCGCAGGCAATGTGGCGACGGAGGACGTACTGCACATGTGTGAGGAATCTGGGGTGGAGACCGGTATCAACCTGGATCAGGCCATGGCGGTCAGCCGGAAGGTAGTGGAGCTGGTGGGACATCCCACAGACAGTTACTTGCTGCGTGCCGGAAAAACCAAGGATTTAATCCGCGAGCTGCCGACGGGGCAGATTAAGAATCAGACTCTGGGAAAATAA